The proteins below come from a single Chryseobacterium nepalense genomic window:
- a CDS encoding TolC family protein translates to MKNRNKIIFLFAILFCGMLSAQDSLKISAKEFISIVKNYHPLALKYQLQNKIATAEITSARGNFDPVLGGKLGEKNIDGIQYYRQRNLELGIPTWYGIDLTASYNYIDGEKLNNSDTKGGLYQFGVTVPLAKNLLYDKRRAMLEQAKYALKMTEAEQAVLTNDLLLEAENTYWEWVKNFEIYQLQRRAVLINEERLELTKKTFNFGERPAIDTVEAASQLQSFRLQERDAFLNFVKSTQDLQLFLWKDNRDLYDLAAMIYPSDTMSSSEAFNNFEMLIQQVENQNLSDHFSLQYYFQKQNILESERRLKWQSFLPKLDFTYNFFNKENYRADYLPLFDNNFQYGLKLEIPIFQREARANYQIAKLKIEQNTLDTQVKRRELETKILTYKNEVTNYHSQIDIARDNLTNYQRLLQAEEIRYNNGESSLFLINSRENKMIDAQEKFILLNNKFLKSYNKLKWMKENFQFN, encoded by the coding sequence ATGAAAAACAGAAATAAAATCATATTTCTCTTTGCCATACTGTTTTGTGGAATGCTTTCAGCACAGGATTCACTGAAAATATCCGCAAAGGAATTTATTTCCATTGTAAAAAATTACCATCCCTTAGCCCTAAAATATCAGCTTCAGAATAAAATTGCAACAGCAGAAATTACCAGCGCAAGAGGAAATTTCGATCCGGTTCTTGGCGGAAAGCTTGGAGAAAAAAACATTGACGGAATACAATACTATCGACAAAGGAATCTGGAGCTTGGCATCCCAACATGGTACGGGATTGATCTTACGGCTAGCTACAACTACATAGATGGGGAAAAACTCAATAACAGCGATACTAAAGGCGGACTCTATCAGTTTGGGGTTACTGTTCCATTGGCTAAAAACCTTTTGTATGATAAAAGAAGAGCCATGCTGGAACAGGCTAAATACGCCCTGAAAATGACCGAAGCAGAACAGGCAGTTCTTACCAACGATCTCCTTCTGGAGGCCGAAAACACCTATTGGGAATGGGTCAAGAACTTTGAAATTTACCAGCTTCAGCGCAGAGCTGTTTTAATTAATGAAGAACGTCTTGAGCTCACAAAAAAGACATTTAATTTTGGTGAAAGGCCTGCCATTGATACCGTAGAAGCAGCCTCACAGCTACAGAGCTTCCGGCTTCAGGAGCGGGATGCCTTCCTGAATTTCGTGAAAAGCACACAGGATTTACAGCTTTTTTTATGGAAAGATAACAGAGATCTTTATGACTTGGCTGCTATGATTTATCCTTCAGATACAATGAGCAGCAGTGAAGCTTTCAATAACTTTGAAATGCTGATACAGCAGGTGGAAAATCAAAATCTGAGCGATCATTTTTCGCTACAATATTATTTTCAAAAACAAAATATTCTTGAAAGCGAAAGAAGATTAAAATGGCAAAGCTTTCTTCCTAAGCTTGATTTTACCTATAATTTTTTTAACAAAGAAAATTACAGAGCAGATTACCTACCGCTTTTTGACAATAATTTCCAATACGGACTGAAGCTGGAAATCCCTATTTTCCAAAGAGAGGCGAGAGCCAATTACCAGATTGCAAAACTTAAAATTGAACAAAACACATTGGATACCCAGGTGAAAAGAAGAGAACTTGAAACAAAAATCCTTACTTATAAAAATGAAGTGACTAACTATCATTCGCAGATTGATATTGCTCGGGATAATCTTACAAATTACCAGCGGCTTCTTCAGGCTGAAGAGATCCGCTATAACAATGGGGAAAGCTCACTGTTCCTTATCAACTCAAGGGAAAATAAGATGATTGACGCTCAGGAAAAATTTATTCTTCTCAACAATAAATTCCTGAAAAGCTACAACAAACTAAAGTGGATGAAAGAAAATTTTCAGTTTAATTAA